The genomic window AGGTAGGCCGTTTCTCCCAGAAACTTGTATGCATTCTTGATACGGTCGCCGGCGGCCTGGCCCGAAAAGCCAAAACGATCATCGTATTCAAGTGCGCCTTCAACGGACATATCAAAGGTTCGCCCCTTCAAAACGGAGCCGGCGTTCCCTTCCCCAACCTTGGACTCCACAAAGGATTTCAGTTCAGAAAAGTCTGAATTGTCAGGTAGCGACCAACCATCCGGGCAGGCAATCATTGCCGCATCCCAAGTGTAGAGACGACCGTTCTTTTCGCAATTGACAGGGTCGTTATCGTAGCACACAGAACCCGGCACATTCACGTTCAGGTTCTTGGCCATCCAGACCTGGTTACCGATTTTTACCGTGGGATAAGAATTTCCATCGGCATCCATTACAGTAATCTCGTCAGACTCGCAGCCCATCAGGCCAAAAGAAGCCAAAGCAAGAGCGACAACCAAAATCTTCATTATCTTAGATTTCATATTTTCTCCAACGAGTTTATTTTTTCGCTTTAAAGGAATAAACCGAGTCGTAAAGACGAGATTTTGTAATTCTTAGTTCTTTTTTGAAGCGAGAGACCAGCACATCCTTCACTATATCCTCGCTTGACACAAATGCCGTAAAATCCGGCTTGGGGCAAACCTTCATTTCCTTAACTAAGCGCCCCTTATAAGGAATACTCAAGAAGTTTCCTACAAAGGGCAGGTTTTCACCATAGATAAAGAAACGCAGTTCCTTTTCCGACGCGAAGGCACGCCTTTTTAGGCTCATCAATTCAATAAAGTCTTCTTCATCAAATTTTTTCCCTTCTTTCAAAAAAGTGCCTTTTCCAGAACTTTTCAGTTCCTCGGAAGTGTAGGTATAGTCGCAAGGTTTCACATAAATGGTGGCATTATTCTTTTTTGCGAAATCATTCAGCGCCTTTAGCAAGATGCTAAAATCCAAGGTCAGCTGAACCAAATCGTGTTTACCATCCGGGTCGAACATTCGCCAAAACGCGGCTTCATTTTCGCCATGCTCGGTGGTAACGCACATGCAAGCCAACTCCTTCGGCGAAAAACCTAGCGACTTGTAATCTCCACACGCAAACCTTTTTTCAAACGGGTCTTCCCAAGTTCTTGGATCGGTAAAAGAAATTTTCTTGGACTCAATAATGTCCTTCGCCCTGGCATAACGCATATAGCGATACACGGTCAGCCTATCCTTACTGAATTGGTCAACCTTGATATCGCCTAAAAACTTCACATTCTTCAACGACTTGAACTTTTCTCCAAGTCCTTTTAAATCAACACATTCACCATCTTTTTTTGACATCATTTATCCTATAATTTGTGAGCAGATTCATATTTACCACAGCATCTACAAATGTAACCAAAAAAAAACAAAGTCAAGTATTTGGCAGAATTTCGCCAATTTTAGGCTCATTTAGTGAAAATTGTCACGAGAATTGCGAAAAACACAAACAAATTGCGCAACATATTGCGCATTCATTGACAAATTCATCGTTTTTTCGTATTTTAAATTAAAAACAAGCAATATATTGCGCATTATGAATGAAATTTTTGAGATTTTGCAAAAGCGACGGGAAGCCCTTGGGTTAAGCCAGAGGGATCTTTCGGAAATGTCCGGCGTTTCACTACGAACCATCAACGCCATCGAAAACGGTAATGCCAACCCATCCATCGAGGTCCTTTGCAAACTTTCTAATCAACTAGGGCTAAAGCTGTCTTTAACCGAGAGGGTCATCAATGGCTAGGCAAGCATCGGTTTTCTACAACGGCATTTTGGCAGGTACCTTGACAAAGACTAAGGGTGGATTCATTTTCACCTACGACGAAATCTACCTTGCGTCCAGGCGCCCTGCCATCGCGTTAACATTGCCTAAGCGCCAGGAACCCTACAAGTCCAAGGAGCTGTTTCCGTTTTTTGAAGGCTTGCTGCCCGAGGGCGAGAACCACAGGCTTTACTGCATGAGTCTGAAAATCGACCCCAAGGATTCCTACAGGCTGTTGCTGAAACTTGCGGGAAGTGAAACCATCGGCGCCATCACCGTGATGGAGGACGTATGACAGGCGCCACCTCCCCCACCATGCAGAACCGCTGCCATAGTTGCCTCAAGGAGACCCCTCGAGATTTTTGCCCCGCCTGTGCCAAGCGTTTGTTCGGTCTAAAAAAGTTTGGCGCCACACTTGATTTTTCCTTACCCGAAATCAAGGCAAACAATGGTTCCATCCGTCGGATTTCAATTTCTGGGGCACAGCCCAAGTTTTCGCTAATAGTAAACGACGGACGACTAGAACCTACTGAAAATGGCGGCACCTTCATCTTAAAGCCTGCAGTAGAAGGGCTGTTCGACAACACAAAGGATATGCCCGCCAACGAGCACTTGACCATGCAAATGGCCAGGCAGATTTTCAAGATCGAAGCAGCAGACAATGCGCTAGTTTATCTTAAAGACGGAACACCGGCCTACATTACCAAGCGATTCGATGTTCTGCCCGACGGCAATAGAATCTGCCAGGAAGACTTTGCCCAGGTGGCTGGCCTCACCCCGGGCGAAAAAGGTTCCAACTACAAGTACGACTTCAGCTACCAGCAGATTGCCGACCTGATGAAGCAATATGTAAGCACTTACCCCACCGACGTCGAAAAGTACTTCAAGCTGATTCTGTTCAACTACCTTGTTTGTAACGGCGACGCTCACGTCAAGAACTTTTCTGTCTACTCCCCAAATGCAGACGGGGTTTACAAGCTAGCCCCTGCCTACGATTTGCTGAATACATCCCTGCACATTCAAGAACTTGGCCGAACCGCATTAGAACTGTTCAGCGAAAACTCAGCTGCAGATTATTCCGGCGCGGACTTTAAAACGGATTTTTTCAAGGCAAACGGGTTCTACGGCAAGCCGGACTTTATGGAACTGGCCCGCCGCATCGGCATCAAGGAAATCCGAGCCCAGCGTTTTATTGCAGAAACCTGCAGCCTTTTAGGGGAAATGGACGCCATGATCGACCTAAGTTACTTAAGCGAGCCAAGCAAGGCGTTGTTCAAGGCGCAGGTGAGAGACCGGGCCAAGGCCCTGGAGATGGGGTGAAAACGGGTCTGCAGAAGGCCAAAACGACCGTTCAAAACAAAATAGAGACTTTCTATCAGAAATCCCGCATTTTGACACTCTTTTGACATAAAAACTTTATACATTGATGGTATGAAGTTTGTAACTAAAATTCTCGCACTTTTGGCGGTTTTTGCCGCCTTTTCTTTCGCTGGAACAACTGGTCTGGATTCTTCGCCTGCGGCTCAGAATGACACCCGGGAGAAGCCAATTCAGAATGACACTAGGGTAACGTCCGCGACCATTGCAACCGACTCTGGTCTTTCTGGCCCCGTGACTACAGATTCCGCCACCGGGAATACCGCCGTCACCCCCGCAAAGAAACACGCCGTCTGGATCAAGCTGGAAGGCGACGTGGAACCTTCCATGTACGATTTCTGCGCCCGCGCCATTGGCGAGGCTCTGGAAGAAAATCCGGACTACATTGTTTTTGAGATCAACACCTTCGGTGGCCGCCTGGATGCAGCCTTCGACATCGTTGATACCATCATGGCCATTCGAGGTCCCCAGACCATCGCCTTCGTTAAAAAGAAGGCCATCAG from Fibrobacter sp. includes these protein-coding regions:
- a CDS encoding helix-turn-helix transcriptional regulator, which gives rise to MNEIFEILQKRREALGLSQRDLSEMSGVSLRTINAIENGNANPSIEVLCKLSNQLGLKLSLTERVING
- a CDS encoding HipA N-terminal domain-containing protein — its product is MARQASVFYNGILAGTLTKTKGGFIFTYDEIYLASRRPAIALTLPKRQEPYKSKELFPFFEGLLPEGENHRLYCMSLKIDPKDSYRLLLKLAGSETIGAITVMEDV
- a CDS encoding HipA domain-containing protein produces the protein MTGATSPTMQNRCHSCLKETPRDFCPACAKRLFGLKKFGATLDFSLPEIKANNGSIRRISISGAQPKFSLIVNDGRLEPTENGGTFILKPAVEGLFDNTKDMPANEHLTMQMARQIFKIEAADNALVYLKDGTPAYITKRFDVLPDGNRICQEDFAQVAGLTPGEKGSNYKYDFSYQQIADLMKQYVSTYPTDVEKYFKLILFNYLVCNGDAHVKNFSVYSPNADGVYKLAPAYDLLNTSLHIQELGRTALELFSENSAADYSGADFKTDFFKANGFYGKPDFMELARRIGIKEIRAQRFIAETCSLLGEMDAMIDLSYLSEPSKALFKAQVRDRAKALEMG